Proteins from one Hemibagrus wyckioides isolate EC202008001 linkage group LG16, SWU_Hwy_1.0, whole genome shotgun sequence genomic window:
- the pom121 gene encoding nuclear envelope pore membrane protein POM 121, which translates to MSPADKRRLACISVLAIVLFFIVLTCIPTYLYILFFFVVTYAVCYYKVEEFQLFERLGLNPRRGLTVPTALRRWLPSRAFTGVPAAGRNKTRSNKSDVRNSLVSPSDRSFSNSVYRQDATFSDSVFSPRSILMGSYLGKAESPSGAGRPAGSSGANPREQLRERLVRPNHGAPTPNRRLSFGDPVGASGRFTITPQRHYPLQQIGTSPVGVFPPAQWDGFRKKSVLTQRNTPMHSPVTVKIARPDNTIRLSFFDQLNSAGAVTSPGFEARADPCSKETVMSVLRASRKREDDDDEDERAHEAGQKSKRRRNDSNGSSQSVFETLLANGVPSQIVPKPGSLKRGMNVSVLEESMVKRSRTSSISSVSGCPVSCGTPGSDRNPIRSSYSSSRGYPQRRLASNLSSSPLVSPGISQSQTPERAAKKPREEDAASPNSLSALNSDKTATETASGSGKCTPMPDPPVTLRSDSGGSSGKRKRKIQLVSVCRSDQISLPPPPELGYTVTVKDLDMEKKATLTQIQKVLEDPEPEKPSCVPYSSSPAAPSVGMFSQVVSLPSATNAPVESTTSLASLTTPAAGLPPASLPPASTAVSTPAPAPTIDLTVISSSPVSAAPVQTVAPSAPTTSITVATPVANPLLESLKNMKSNSLISLSSSAAATTAAKSVAAQAPSSTALSFGPVKSEPAIATPQPTVSTAPSSVPSAFAQILAQPIPFSSTTLNLGAGSPFGVRASASTTSTPTTSAPTAPTTSAQPASSTANPTPSVFKPIFGPVMTTPASAAEVKPTQTTFKPIFGNTFNQTASSASSVPAAQSSTSLFGGGANTQSVFSSVPSSVPNTQSPSQSLFGSQTNSQPVAASVSTSSTQNPTPALFGGLTNSHTMAASVSSNSNTQNSTASLFAGLSNSQPMATSVLSSSSTQNPASSLFCGPTSSQPMAASVLSSSSSTQNSTPSLFASWNTTKSNFQFGGSSSTATSSGISTSTTTTNCTNTTLQFGALKPAPAATPAAPQNTFTFGQSPATTTSFTGFGMANNTTPMTSNTPATQATFGSSVFSASTCFTNSPAPAPAPTPVKPFTFGGSVGGGAAVTPLPFGTPASTAAPTFGNSTQSAFGGASTGFAFGNTSALPVSAASMPAPTFTFGAAPATPQNSATSGGFNFTAALSGAQFGTPTPAAQNQGFSFGAGNTDNKPAFGSSTPAFGTASGSIPFGSPGTPVGGFGASAFGTPSATFSIGAGSKTSSSRQRLQARRQHTRKK; encoded by the exons ATGTCTCCTGCAGATAAACGGCGGCTAGCTTGTATCTCTGTACTCGCTATTGTCCTGTTTTTCATCGTCCTGACCTGCATACCAACATATCTGTAcatacttttcttttttgtcgTGACATATGCCGTTTGTTATTATAAAGTAGAGGAGTTTCAGCTTTTCGAGAGGTTGGGCCTGAATCCCCGCCGAGGGCTGACGGTTCCGACCGCGTTGCGGCGCTGGTTGCCGAGCAGGGCATTCACAGGAGTCCCGGCGGCTGGACGGAACAAGACTCGCTCTAACAAAAGCGATGTTAGAAATTCTTTAGTGTCTCCCAGCGATAGGAGTTTTTCCAATTCAGTTTATAGACAAGACGCAACGTTCAGCGACTCGGTATTCAGTCCTCGGAGCATCCTCATGGGGAGTTACCTCGGTAAGGCAGAAAGTCCCTCCGGCGCAGGGCGGCCCGCTGGAAGCTCTGGAGCCAACCCCAGAGAACAACTCCGGGAGAGACTTGTCCGGCCTAATCATGGAGCCCCCACTCCTAACAGAAGATTGTCTTTTGG TGATCCAGTTGGTGCCTCAGGGAGGTTCACCATTACCCCTCAGAGACACTACCCACTGCAGCAGATAGGAACCTCTCCGGTGGGCGTATTTCCCCCGGCTCAGTGGGACGGTTTCCGTAAGAAGAGCGTTCTCACACAACGCAATACACCCATGCACAGCCCAGTTACAGTGAAGATTGCAAGACCGGACAACACAATACGCTTATCATT TTTTGATCAGCTGAACTCTGCTGGAGCAGTCACCTCCCCTGGGTTTGAAGCCCGAGCTGACCCCTGTTCTAAAGAGACTGTAATGAGCGTGCTCAGAGCAAGCCGTAAacgtgaagatgatgatgatgaagatgagagGGCCCATGAAGCTGGGCAAAAGAGCAAAAGGAG GCGAAATGACAGCAATGGAAGTTCCCAGTCAGTGTTTGAGACACTTTTAGCTAATGGTGTGCCATCCCAGATTGTACCAAA ACCTGGAAGTTTGAAAAGAGGAATGAATGTCTCAGTGTTGGAGGAGTCCATGGTAAAGAGATCTCGGACCTCTTCCATTAGCTCAGTTAGTGGATGTCCTGTTTCCTGTGGCACACCTGGATCAGACCGGAATCCTATTCGTAGCTCATACAGTTCCTCAAGGGGCTACCCTCAG AGGAGATTAGCATCTAATCTGAGTTCATCTCCTCTTGTGAGCCCTGGAATATCACAATCTCAGACTCCTGAGCGGGCAGCCAAAAAGCCCAG GGAAGAAGATGCTGCTTCACCAAATTCTCTTTCAGCTTTGAACTCTGATAAGACAGCCACTGAGACTGCCTCTGGCTCTG GTAAATGCACCCCGATGCCTGATCCCCCTGTGACATTACGGTCAGATTCTGGAGGAAGCAGTGGTAAACGTAAACGTAAAATTCAGCTGGTGTCCGTGTGCAGAAGCGACCAGATATCTTTG CCCCCACCCCCTGAACTGGGCTACACAGTCACTGTGAAGGACCTGGATATGGAGAAAAAAGCTACTCTTACCCAAATCCAGAAAGTCCTTGAGGACCCTG AGCCAGAGAAGCCAAGCTGTGTCCCTTATTCATCTTCTCCTGCTGCTCCCTCTGTAGGCATGTTTTCCCAAGTAGTTTCACTTCCCTCTGCCACAAATGCCCCTGTAGAAAGTACTACATCACTAGCTTCCCTGACCACCCCAGCTGCTGGTCTTCCACCTGCCAGTCTTCCACCTGCCTCCACTGCAGTTTCTACCCCAGCTCCAGCACCAACTATTGACCTCACAGTTATTTCATCCAGCCCAGTCAGTGCTGCACCAGTCCAGACTGTGGCACCGTCTGCACCTACCACCAGCATCACTGTAGCTACACCTGTGGCTAATCCTCTGTTGGAGTCTCTTAAGAACATGAAGAGCAATTCTCTAATCAGTTTGTCCTCTTCTGCAGCTGCAACTACTGCAG CAAAATCTGTGGCAGCCCAAGCTCCCTCATCCACTGCTTTAAGCTTTGGACCTGTAAAATCTGAGCCCGCCATTGCCACACCACAACCCACAGTGTCAACGGCGCCTTCCTCAGTACCCTCTGCCTTTGCCCAAATTCTGGCTCAGCCTATACCATTCTCATCCACCACACTCAACCTTGGAGCAGGCAGTCCCTTTGGTGTCAGGGCTTCTGCATCCACAACCTCCACACCCACAACCTCTGCACCAACTGCTCCGACAACCTCTGCACAGCCTGCTAGCAGTACTGCCAATCCAACACCATCAGTTTTCAAGCCTATTTTTGGGCCTGTCATGACAACACCAGCCTCTGCTGCAGAGGTCAAACCTACACAAACTACTTTCAAGCCCATTTTTGGCAATACATTTAATCAGACAGCTTCTTCAGCTTCGTCTGTACCAGCAGCTCAGAGTAGCACGTCTCTATTTGGCGGCGGCGCTAACACTCAGTCGGTGTTTTCCTCTGTCCCCTCATCAGTCCCAAATACTCAGAGTCCCAGTCAATCTCTGTTTGGCAGTCAGACTAATAGCCAGCCAGTGGCTGCTTCGGTCTCCACCTCCAGTACCCAGAATCCTACTCCAGCTCTATTTGGTGGATTGACTAACAGTCATACAATGGCTGCTTCAGTTTCATCTAACTCAAATACCCAGAATTCTACTGCATCTCTGTTTGCTGGACTGTCTAACAGCCAGCCAATGGCTACTTCAGTTTTGTCATCATCCAGTACCCAGAATCCTGCTTCATCTCTGTTTTGTGGACCGACCAGCAGTCAACCTATGGCTGCTTCAGTCTTGTCATCCTCCTCCAGTACCCAGAATTCTACTCCATCTCTGTTTGCTAGCTGGAATACTACAAAGAGCAACTTTCAGTTTGGAGGTTCATCATCTACAGCCACTTCCTCTGGAATTAGCACCAGTACCACCACTACCAACTGCACCAATACAACTTTACAGTTTGGCGCTTTAAAACCAGCACCAGCTGCTACTCCTGCCGCTCCTCAGAACACATTCACCTTTGGCCAAAGCCcagccaccaccacctccttTACAGGGTTTGGTATGGCAAACAATACTACTCCCATGACCTCAAACACCCCAGCAACCCAGGCCACATTTGGTAGCTCGGTATTCAGCGCCTCCACATGTTTTACCAACtctccagctccagctccagctcctACTCCAGTTAAGCCTTTTACGTTTGGTGGCAGTGTTGGAGGAGGTGCTGCAGTCACACCACTCCCATTTGGTACACCTGCTAGCACAGCTGCACCAACCTTTGGAAATTCTACACAGTCTGCATTTGGTGGAGCCTCCACTGGTTTTGCTTTTGGGAACACAAGTGCTTTGCCAGTGAGTGCTGCTTCTATGCCAGCTCCTACCTTCACATTTGGAGCAGCGCCAGCCACACCACAGAACTCTGCAACATCTGGAGGTTTCAATTTCACAGCAGCACTTTCTGGAGCACAGTTTGGAACACCTACACCAGCAGCGCAGAATCAGGGGTTCTCGTTTGGAGCAGGCAACACAGACAATAAGCCTGCTTTTG GATCCTCCACCCCTGCATTTGGCACTGCAAGTGGCTCTATCCCATTTGGCAGCCCTGGGACTCCTGTAGGGGGATTTGGTGCCTCAGCCTTTG GCACTCCTTCAGCCACTTTTTCAATTGGTGCTGGATCAAAAACCAGCAGTTCACGACAAAGACTACAAGCGCGCAGGCAGCATACAAGGAAGAAGTAA